AATGCACTCAACTCCTACAGAAAACTTTTCCTTCTGTTTGACATcagactttttttatttaattatttacttTGGTTTTACAAAAGCAAGGAAGCCACTTTAATGAATTGAGAAAATAAAATACCAAAGGCCAGAGGTAATATTTGGCTTGGCACTAAATACCAATCAGAATGAAAGGAACACTGTGTAACATTACTGACATGTCGCGGTACTGTTAAACAAAGAGACCACCTCAAATTCCATCCACCCTACATCATGTCACAAACTGAATCTTAGTTTGGTAGATTTGATCACCTGctctggacaaaaaaaaaacatacagttttggtattatccctttaactcccTTAAGGTTTTTCTTGGTTGAAATTACTTGGTTGAATATGTTTCTCATTTACACAAtcacactaacacacagtgCTTTTTATTATATCTTTAAGCCCTCTGCTGTATGCATAAATGCCACTTACAGTCTTTGAatatcatttcaacaaaaaNNNNNNNNNNNNNNNNNNNNNNNNNNNNNNNNNNNNNNNNNNNNNNNNNNNNNNNNNNNNNNNNNNNNNNNNNNNNNNNNNNNNNNNNNNNNNNNNNNNNNNNNNNNNNNNNNNNNNNNNNNNNNNNNNNNNNNNNNNNNNNNNNNNNNNNNNNNNNNNNNNNNNNNNNNNNNNNNNNNNNNNNNNNNNNNNNNNNNNNNACAGTTAGGGGGAGTATGGCTTGGCCGTGCATCAGCAGAGTGTGCTGCCTGGCTCGCTTTTGGAATCAGTTCGACAAATCAGACCTTTCCGTTCCGTTGACTATCCAGAACTACTCGGACATCGCGGAGCAGGAGGTGCGGTCCGTCACCAAACAGGTCTCCGACTTGGAGCGCGCGCCCGGGAATAACTACTCAGCCCCGGAGCCGCGTGCCAGAGGATCCCCTAAGGCTCCCACAGATGGCTCGGGGACCCGAGGATCGTTTAGGGGACGGAGGGAGCCAAGCTTCAAGCCCCGGGAGGACTACCACCCACCCGGAGTGCCTTTCCCCAGCATTACCCAGTACAAGCAGGATTTCAAACCCTGGCCCATTCCCAGGAAGGAGAATTTCCCTTGGATTAACAACGGGGGTAGCAGTGTTTCGGACAGCCCGGTGAACAGCTACCAAGTTCAGGCGCAGTCGGGGGAGAGCCGGGGTGACAGAGAGGAGCGGGGCAAGGGGCACAGATGGGGGGAGCAGCAGGTGATGGGAGAGAGCAAGACCAGCTCTTACAGGTAGGCCTATGTCTTGCACTTATTTCAGCACCAGGAGCTGTCCATTCCATCAGTGAGCAAAACTGAGGGCTGATGATGTGCTGATGGTGCCTGCCTGGATTTATTTATAGTTCTGAGAAGTCCAAGGTTGCCTCAActtgggggggagggggggggggggggggggggggggcatggtAATCAATAATTCTCTTAGACATTCTATATTAATGCCCTAAGGGGGCTCAGATATGAATATTTGATTTAGTTTGCATTCTATTTAAAGTATGATGTATATGGCTCTCAGTAAACTCTGCTTGATGTGCAAGGAGGGCTCCCTTTAAGTCAGTCTTGAGTGATCCCGTATGCAGCAGGCAGCAGTAAACACCAAGTAGCCTACAGCAAATTATTACTTGCACCAAGgcattcctttaaaaaaaaaaaaaagacatggtaTAAAGTTTTTGTCCTAGCTTCATCAGCTGTctgatgcttcttttttttcaggcaAGAGTACAGGCCGTGGACAGGGGTGAAACCGGCCAAAAGTGCAAGGAGAAATCCCTCCACTCAATACTCCAGCCCAGGGACGGACGCCGCCGACATCCCACACGAGACCAGCTACCAGGCTGCCTACAGCGGGGAGGTCAGCAGGTCAACAAGTGTGCATCAGGGGGCACACATTTGCTCAGTTGCTGCCTCCAACACCCAACCTCCCCCTGTCCCCCATCACACCCTCACTGCCCCGCAAGCCGGCAGCACACCAACCCCTTCCAGCCTCCAGCACAGCATCCTGCCCGAGAGGACCGAGTCCGGTGGAATAACCAAGGGAGAGGTAAGCACATTCAAACTCAAGGAGGAGTCTTGCCGTTACGATTTTTAACGAGCTGTATGTTCAAAGACTTGAGAGGGAAAGCTACATATTTAAACTGCAGCGTGCTCCTCCTGAAAGTCATCTTTTCCCATCTCCCATGTGGCCTGTTGCTGTTGGGGCATCTCAGAAAAGTGATACAGCATTCTGTCCCAAAGCAGCTCAAAGTGACCCAGCTGTTTAAAACGGGCCATGTGCTCTGTTAGGTAACACTGCTGGTGCTGCACTCATTCCTCTGACCTGAATAAAACCGGGCTGGCATGAAGTAAATGATTAAGTCTTCCAAGTGTGGTCGATTTAagccaaaaaacacaaaaaaaggctTGACATCTGTCTAACAATTATTTCTTATCATAGCTGCTATCACATACTTAATCATTCTGTCACATTTGTCATTTCTAACACCGAGAAAAAATAACCTACCACCACACGGCACCAGAAAAATGTTCTTCTTTATACCTTTAAATAATTTCTTAAATATTTTGGCCCCAGCATCAACTCACTCATGTCTTAAGTAAAATTACTAAACACTAAATATATAAGCGCAGGTCTTcttataaaacaaaacatgaaatacaGTTCAAATTATTGAAACTTTTAACTCAGGAGtgagttttatttctttatttttcaatgaTTTTAACGGTCAGTGTCTGGTCAGCATAGAGAATATAGAACTCTTGacttaattatatatatatgttaaagACAGTGAGTAATACAAGTCAAGccagcattttttttccctattCCTGGGGAATGTTGCCTGAAGCTGAAGAATCAGGGGAGTGTTTACACAATTCTGCAGTTGACCCAGATTTATGCCTTTCAGCAAtagagacaaaaaaataaaaataaaaaaaagaaagaaagaaagaaaaataacaatgttaTTGGAGATTTGAAGCAAACATGAGCTGCAGCAAGATGAGAAAAGAGGAAGCTGAGGGCTCATCGGTCTGTTTCCAGATTAGGATAAACTGGGTTAGGGGACATAATCCCACCTTTCTCTCACCTCTACCAGGATGCCATCTTAGGTCAGCTGTTGCGTGACAATTTTTGGGGAAACTCCAGAGGTTTAGTGCCATCCCTCCTCCCTACCGACAACTCTCCGCACCATCTGCCAGCAGCGAGCTGGGGCTGCTCTCACTGGGTTAGGTCAGGTAGTTTGTCTGGGTTGCAACAGCTGCTCCAATAATCCCAAAGATATCTGGGAGGATAGACTAGACGGtgtgtatgtttttgtgtttgcccTCACTTTTGCAACTTTACTTTACTCCAGAGGGTGTTATTAATGCACAGAAGTAAAATAAGGTTATTTAGAtcattttcagaacatttccTGCTTTGTTAGGCTGTTCTGTCCCCCAGTATCCtgtgtgatgatgatgaaggtCGAAGTGAGAGATGTCAATGACAGGACACAGACTCTAATAATAACGCCGACCCAGCTGGAGGGAGAGTTCACAGCACatacagcaaaggaaagcatgTGCTGCAGGCCGTGTGTAGGAGCACTGCAGTGAAAATTCTTCTTACATAGCTACTCTATATAGGTTGTGCATTTGTCGGTGTTCTTGCATTTCATAGGTCAATCTGACAGTATGACAAAAGCCGGCCTGGCAGCAAATCAAGTTGATCTCAGATAATCCACCACAGCCCCACTTGCTGCCAACTCATTAGTGACTCACCAGCCCCCTGCAGAGGTGTCTGCCCAAGCATTACACATCCCACTTCACCAATCATTACACTGTGTGGTGGCATTCGGGCTGGTGTTGGTCCACGAGGGCTGTCTCCTATTTTGATTCATTTCTGTAAAAAGACATGTCTTCCCCAAGCTTTGTCTTCCCCAGCACGCAAAGCTCCTGCATTTAATGTGGAACACATCAGCCGGATCAATGAAAAGGGCCGTGCCTGTTCGTGGAAAGATTTGATTGTTAAGTCCCACATACGCTGCCGAAATGAAATCAATCTGCTCTTGATgacaaagggggaaaaaaaagcggCCATACAGTTCTCATTACCGTTTCAATCAATTAGTGAAATTGTGTGCTCACCACCCCGGAGCAGATAAAACCACAATGGTTTCAGCGGACAAAAGCTGACTCTAATTTTAAGACAAACAGGCAACTGGCCGAGTAAAAGGCGGTGATGCTTCTAATGATGAAAGAGCTGCATTTCCATGAACTCTCTGAGCTCACAAACCAAATTTAAAGCTTCCCAGTGAGAGGCTGAGCAAAGGAGCCTCCGTCAAACCTGACACCCAGCTGGATCGGATTAAATTTGGGCACAGTAGGCGTGTGTGCGTTTGTATTAGGAATCAAGTCCCTGTAACACAAGGCAAACAGATTTGTGAGTATGGGCTGTATAATCTGCAGTGTTTGTCAGGGATGAACAAAACGTAACAGCTGACTGAGGATGGCTTTCCACGTGAAGATGGAAAACCTCATCAGAAACTGTTGTTTGGACAAGTTCTTGGGTGTTTCATAGTCATCTTAGGGTCAGCAACCCCGTGAGATTATGTGATGGTGGCGTGTTTTCTTATGGCAGTGGCACGGATAGACAGTAGAGTGATGATGGAAATGTTGCTCACATTGGTTTAAAACTGCATAAAGAGGATTAGATCGCCTTCTGGGAC
The sequence above is drawn from the Odontesthes bonariensis isolate fOdoBon6 chromosome 14, fOdoBon6.hap1, whole genome shotgun sequence genome and encodes:
- the map6d1 gene encoding microtubule-associated protein 6 homolog, giving the protein MAWPCISRVCCLARFWNQFDKSDLSVPLTIQNYSDIAEQEVRSVTKQVSDLERAPGNNYSAPEPRARGSPKAPTDGSGTRGSFRGRREPSFKPREDYHPPGVPFPSITQYKQDFKPWPIPRKENFPWINNGGSSVSDSPVNSYQVQAQSGESRGDREERGKGHRWGEQQVMGESKTSSYRQEYRPWTGVKPAKSARRNPSTQYSSPGTDAADIPHETSYQAAYSGEVSRSTSVHQGAHICSVAASNTQPPPVPHHTLTAPQAGSTPTPSSLQHSILPERTESGGITKGEEHLVRTKLSPNPSAVFQSGSRVFNI